One genomic segment of Desulfocapsa sulfexigens DSM 10523 includes these proteins:
- a CDS encoding ABC transporter ATP-binding protein codes for MRNFGYFEEDYTPKLSEKGLWRRILGYIHPFRIPFTGAILLSLFVTVSALGLPWIMQRAIDLYITSPMLDFELRMTGLSTSVMLYGGLMLIGFVTAFLQVLLLEWIGQSIMHRLRQDLFSHLLQVELQFFNTQPVGRLVTRLTNDVQNMHEMFTSIMVTIFNDLLRMCGILVLLLYMNIRLGLLLCLFVPLAVVVTILFSRLARNHFRAIRKQLSKVNAFVQEAVSGVSLVQLFGRSSDLKRKFAGLNDDYMTKTLRQIRLFGTFMPITELMSSLAVALILWYGGGEIIRKQLTLGELVAFLSYMRLFFQPLRELSQKYSIVQSALASAERIFHLLDTDTEEQNISEAEKNSPLSLDGELCFNEVNFSYLPDQPVLHDISFTVKKGETIAIVGATGSGKSTLLNLMLRFYEPDSGTISLGAHFLTDVPKKTLRREIGVVMQEMLILQDTLLNNIVLDTGKSRKEVTELLQQTQLIEFVTNLSMGLDTLIGEGGQAMSTGEKQLLAIARVLCRNPSLLVLDEASSAIDSKTEKLLERPLEHCFKDKTVLIIAHRLSTVQRADRIIVLDKGRIMEHGSHASLLARDGIYRKLVALDFGSGIS; via the coding sequence ATGCGTAACTTCGGATATTTTGAAGAAGATTACACTCCCAAACTTTCCGAGAAGGGATTATGGCGCCGTATCCTCGGCTACATCCATCCCTTCAGGATTCCCTTCACCGGTGCGATCCTGCTCTCCCTTTTTGTCACAGTCTCAGCGCTCGGCCTCCCCTGGATAATGCAGCGGGCTATTGATCTCTACATAACCAGCCCCATGCTCGATTTTGAACTACGCATGACAGGACTCAGTACCAGTGTAATGCTCTACGGAGGGTTAATGCTTATCGGTTTTGTCACTGCTTTTCTCCAGGTCTTGCTCCTTGAATGGATCGGACAATCAATCATGCACAGACTGCGCCAGGATCTTTTCAGTCATCTTCTCCAGGTCGAACTGCAGTTCTTCAACACCCAGCCGGTTGGCCGCCTGGTAACCCGCTTGACAAATGATGTCCAGAACATGCACGAGATGTTCACATCCATCATGGTAACGATATTCAATGACCTCCTCCGCATGTGCGGCATCCTTGTCCTGCTTCTCTATATGAATATTCGGCTCGGCCTCCTTCTCTGCCTCTTTGTTCCACTTGCCGTCGTGGTTACCATTCTCTTTTCCAGACTCGCCAGGAATCATTTCCGAGCCATACGAAAACAGCTTTCCAAAGTAAACGCATTTGTCCAGGAAGCTGTTTCAGGAGTCTCCCTGGTACAGCTGTTTGGAAGGAGTAGCGATCTCAAACGGAAGTTTGCAGGGCTTAACGACGATTACATGACAAAAACTCTGCGCCAGATCCGCCTCTTTGGTACATTTATGCCCATCACCGAACTGATGAGTTCGCTGGCAGTTGCGCTGATTCTCTGGTATGGCGGAGGAGAGATTATCCGTAAGCAACTGACCCTGGGAGAGCTGGTTGCTTTCCTCTCCTATATGCGCCTCTTCTTCCAACCGCTCCGGGAGCTTTCACAAAAATATTCCATTGTCCAGTCCGCCCTTGCCTCCGCGGAACGGATCTTTCATCTACTGGATACAGACACCGAGGAACAGAACATTTCAGAGGCTGAAAAAAACAGCCCTTTGTCACTGGATGGCGAGCTCTGTTTCAATGAAGTAAACTTCTCCTATCTTCCCGACCAGCCAGTCCTCCATGATATCTCTTTTACGGTTAAAAAGGGCGAGACCATAGCCATAGTCGGCGCCACCGGAAGCGGGAAATCCACCCTTCTCAATCTTATGCTCCGTTTTTATGAACCAGACAGCGGTACCATCAGCCTTGGTGCGCACTTTCTTACTGATGTACCAAAAAAGACACTGCGCCGGGAAATCGGTGTTGTAATGCAGGAAATGCTTATTCTCCAGGACACCCTGTTGAACAATATTGTTCTTGATACAGGAAAAAGCCGAAAAGAGGTAACAGAACTGCTGCAACAGACCCAATTGATAGAATTTGTTACCAACCTCTCCATGGGACTCGATACACTTATAGGAGAAGGTGGACAGGCCATGTCAACCGGAGAAAAACAACTCCTCGCCATCGCCAGAGTATTATGCCGCAATCCATCTCTGCTGGTACTTGACGAAGCCAGTTCTGCCATTGATTCCAAAACTGAAAAACTTCTGGAACGACCGCTTGAGCACTGTTTCAAAGATAAAACCGTGTTAATTATCGCTCACCGCCTCTCCACCGTACAGCGTGCCGATCGAATCATTGTACTTGACAAGGGCAGGATCATGGAACATGGCAGCCATGCCTCCCTCCTTGCCAGGGACGGGATTTACAGAAAACTGGTCGCTCTTGATTTCGGATCGGGAATTTCATAA
- a CDS encoding TonB-dependent receptor plug domain-containing protein, protein MTKRYYPLLCAQLFTIAVVPGISAAETNSTTLMEEVVVTASRTEESRATVSSNISIISEDDIRQSASDNVADLLAEQSIATIKKYPGTLTSIALRGFSTDTHGNDLQGHVLVLLDGRRAGTGNLAKILTKNVARIEVIRGPGAVQYGSAGMGGVVNVITKRATDNSIFTEAYGGSFDTAEGSIGGSFLKDGVDFTGSYTYGTTGDYDTGNDEHYRNSGINYETGMSTNLGYSFSELNRIGLIFTRFEVDEAGTPGFLNRNDLDDYSNKENYSADLNFEGQCPLTESRIFARYFFGQDENSWMDPTVSNPSGWNDGQLSKNKTDQQGAQFQLSRALGLATLTAGFDWLDYEVENSWTPNTTEYSNSAIFLLSRLSFLEDRLSANIGLRYDWYDVAVTNPAGHNADDSHFTPQFGVAWMVSDTLKLRAQYGEAFMMPSADQMSADYSSFGSRVVGNPGLSPEKSATWEGGVDYGQNGFTGSLTYFHTDFKDKIVSDPLLDGSRSWKNLGDATISGIEAEFAYDIGLPLGLAWEVRPYLNMTILTRYDDEQSGEDLQNISATNYSAGVVVNDGDGIFCRLNTAYSGSQNIKDYESDFPYRNGTLDSHIVTDLTASYRFYEDSRLGSFTLRGELQNIFDQDYAYVKGYPMPGRGFYAGLRWDF, encoded by the coding sequence ATGACAAAAAGATATTATCCACTTCTCTGTGCACAACTTTTTACCATTGCGGTCGTACCAGGTATTTCTGCAGCAGAGACAAATTCCACAACACTGATGGAAGAAGTTGTTGTCACCGCCAGCCGAACAGAAGAGAGCAGGGCCACAGTCAGTTCGAATATCAGCATCATCAGCGAAGACGATATTCGCCAATCCGCATCAGACAATGTGGCTGATCTACTGGCCGAACAGTCCATTGCCACCATCAAGAAATATCCCGGAACACTCACATCCATTGCCCTGCGTGGCTTCTCAACTGACACCCACGGGAACGACCTTCAGGGACATGTTCTGGTTCTCCTCGACGGGCGCCGTGCAGGAACCGGCAATCTTGCAAAAATTCTTACTAAAAACGTAGCGCGAATCGAGGTTATTCGTGGCCCCGGAGCTGTACAGTATGGGTCGGCAGGAATGGGCGGAGTCGTCAATGTCATAACAAAAAGAGCAACTGACAATTCGATTTTCACCGAGGCCTACGGTGGATCCTTTGACACTGCTGAAGGAAGTATCGGTGGATCTTTCCTGAAAGATGGTGTTGATTTTACCGGTTCCTACACATACGGAACCACTGGCGACTATGACACAGGCAACGACGAGCACTATCGGAACAGCGGAATTAACTACGAAACCGGAATGAGTACCAATCTCGGCTATTCATTCTCAGAGCTAAACCGAATCGGACTGATTTTTACCCGTTTTGAGGTAGATGAAGCAGGGACCCCTGGTTTTCTGAACAGGAACGATCTGGATGACTACTCAAACAAAGAGAACTATTCCGCAGACCTCAATTTTGAAGGACAGTGTCCGCTGACAGAATCGAGAATTTTCGCCCGTTACTTCTTTGGCCAGGACGAAAACAGCTGGATGGATCCTACGGTTTCCAACCCCAGCGGCTGGAATGATGGGCAGCTGTCGAAAAACAAAACGGACCAACAGGGAGCACAATTTCAACTCAGCCGTGCTCTTGGCCTTGCGACTCTCACAGCTGGATTTGACTGGTTAGATTATGAAGTAGAAAACAGCTGGACACCAAACACAACTGAATACTCCAACTCTGCCATCTTTCTACTCAGCAGGCTCTCCTTCCTTGAAGATCGACTCAGTGCAAACATTGGACTGCGTTACGACTGGTATGATGTTGCAGTCACGAACCCGGCAGGGCACAATGCTGATGACAGCCATTTCACCCCTCAGTTTGGTGTCGCCTGGATGGTGAGCGATACATTGAAACTGAGAGCCCAATACGGAGAGGCCTTTATGATGCCTTCCGCTGACCAGATGAGTGCCGATTACTCCAGTTTTGGTTCAAGAGTCGTTGGAAATCCTGGTCTTTCCCCCGAAAAAAGTGCTACCTGGGAGGGCGGTGTGGATTATGGTCAGAATGGATTCACTGGATCACTCACCTATTTCCATACGGATTTCAAAGACAAAATTGTCAGTGATCCCCTTCTCGATGGATCAAGGAGTTGGAAAAACCTCGGCGATGCAACCATTTCCGGTATTGAAGCGGAATTTGCCTATGATATCGGCCTGCCACTTGGCCTGGCCTGGGAAGTCCGTCCTTATCTCAATATGACCATCCTTACCCGGTATGATGATGAGCAGAGCGGAGAGGATCTTCAAAATATCAGCGCCACGAATTATTCTGCAGGTGTCGTAGTCAACGACGGTGATGGAATCTTTTGCCGTCTCAATACTGCCTATTCTGGAAGCCAGAATATTAAGGACTATGAATCAGACTTTCCCTACCGGAATGGCACATTGGATTCTCATATCGTGACAGACCTGACAGCCTCCTATCGCTTCTATGAAGATTCACGTTTGGGTAGCTTTACTCTACGGGGCGAGTTACAAAATATCTTCGACCAGGACTACGCCTATGTCAAAGGATACCCCATGCCAGGTCGCGGTTTCTATGCCGGACTCCGCTGGGATTTTTGA
- a CDS encoding rhodanese-like domain-containing protein: protein MRKIIPFVLGIFLFLPTNSYALERFEIFTTSQLMQLLQDRKDGKTDFLLVNALDEMIYRHAFIPGSVNIPITQFGQYAHRLGKDKNKLIISY, encoded by the coding sequence ATGAGAAAAATCATTCCGTTTGTCCTTGGCATTTTTCTTTTTCTCCCAACAAACTCTTATGCGCTCGAACGCTTTGAAATTTTCACCACCTCTCAATTGATGCAGCTGCTTCAGGACAGAAAGGATGGAAAAACGGACTTTCTTCTCGTCAATGCCCTTGACGAAATGATCTACCGCCACGCCTTCATCCCCGGTTCGGTGAATATTCCCATCACCCAGTTTGGGCAATATGCTCACAGGCTCGGAAAAGACAAAAATAAGCTGATAATTTCATACTGA
- a CDS encoding ABC transporter ATP-binding protein translates to MPLKDPPPIKKVLGLLGPIYFKHRIRLLFGLIALLGVNFLQLIIPRILKKGIDALADGTANQNNLLELALLICFIGVIATLLRFSWRYLIIGFSRYLERDLRKKIFGHVMTMDGSFFSKYSTGSIMAHGSNDLAAVQMACGMGLVAAIDALVMSIAAIAFMANIHLRLTLLALLPMPILALATRYLSGQLHHRFDRVQGQFASMTEFARSSIASIRLLKAYTLETSQSKRFAHLGQKYVHSSIRVAIIQGLLFPIATLVGSFGMLLVLYFGGRLVILKTITMGDFVAFITYLYMLIWPIMAVGWVANLSQRGATSLRRIYLLLSVPSQLPPGITGHRPDSSLFHLHRLNFNYPESERRILKDITLDIPPGILGVTGPTGCGKTSLCQVLARVYPIADQSLFLGRTDINDLPPETVKSLISYVSQEALLFSSCLRDNIAFGNPDASMERIVAAATAAAVHDEIMALPHGYESMIGEKGVTLSGGQRGRVALARAILCDRPIIIIDDGLAAVDTSTEQEIIENITPWLKGKSVVWVSQRTKQLARTDRVLVLENGKISALGPYNEVVRENAFLAEISRRQELQGEGNNA, encoded by the coding sequence ATGCCACTAAAGGATCCTCCTCCCATCAAAAAGGTGCTTGGACTCCTTGGACCAATCTACTTCAAACACCGCATTCGTCTCCTCTTTGGTCTGATTGCACTCCTTGGAGTCAATTTTCTCCAGCTTATAATTCCTCGTATTCTTAAAAAAGGAATTGATGCACTTGCAGATGGAACAGCCAACCAGAACAACCTGCTCGAGCTCGCACTGCTTATCTGTTTTATCGGAGTCATTGCCACTCTGCTTCGTTTCAGCTGGCGCTACCTGATCATAGGATTCTCAAGATATCTGGAACGGGACCTGCGGAAAAAGATTTTTGGCCATGTCATGACCATGGATGGAAGTTTTTTCTCCAAATATAGTACAGGTTCCATTATGGCCCACGGAAGCAACGACCTCGCGGCTGTTCAAATGGCTTGCGGCATGGGCCTCGTTGCTGCCATTGACGCCCTTGTAATGTCAATTGCGGCCATTGCCTTCATGGCCAACATTCATTTACGCCTTACACTGCTGGCCCTTTTACCCATGCCAATTCTGGCTCTGGCTACCCGTTATCTTTCGGGACAACTGCACCATCGTTTTGATCGTGTCCAGGGACAGTTCGCCAGCATGACCGAGTTCGCAAGATCCTCCATCGCATCCATTCGCCTGCTTAAGGCCTACACTCTGGAGACATCACAGAGTAAACGCTTTGCCCATCTTGGCCAGAAATATGTCCACTCCAGCATTCGGGTGGCAATCATTCAAGGCCTGCTCTTTCCCATAGCGACTCTTGTCGGGAGTTTCGGCATGTTGCTGGTACTCTATTTTGGTGGTCGGCTAGTCATCCTGAAAACAATTACCATGGGTGATTTTGTAGCCTTTATAACCTACCTCTATATGTTGATCTGGCCCATCATGGCAGTTGGATGGGTGGCCAATCTTTCCCAGAGAGGAGCAACATCACTGCGCCGAATTTACCTCCTTCTTTCAGTTCCATCACAGCTTCCACCCGGCATCACTGGTCACCGACCAGATAGTTCCCTGTTTCACCTCCATAGGCTCAACTTCAACTATCCAGAATCAGAACGAAGGATACTTAAGGATATCACTCTTGATATCCCGCCGGGAATCCTCGGCGTCACAGGTCCCACAGGATGCGGCAAGACCAGTCTCTGCCAGGTGCTGGCCCGTGTCTACCCTATAGCTGACCAGAGCCTCTTTTTAGGCAGAACAGATATCAACGATCTCCCCCCCGAAACCGTAAAATCTTTGATCAGTTATGTGAGCCAGGAAGCCCTGCTCTTTTCGAGCTGTCTTCGTGACAACATCGCCTTTGGGAATCCCGATGCATCCATGGAACGAATTGTTGCAGCAGCAACAGCGGCCGCTGTCCACGATGAAATAATGGCTCTCCCTCACGGATACGAGAGTATGATTGGGGAAAAAGGCGTTACCCTCTCAGGAGGGCAGCGTGGCAGGGTCGCCCTTGCAAGAGCCATCCTCTGCGACAGGCCCATTATCATAATAGATGACGGCCTTGCCGCCGTGGACACGAGCACGGAACAGGAAATAATCGAAAATATCACACCATGGCTCAAAGGGAAATCGGTCGTCTGGGTCAGTCAGCGAACCAAACAGCTTGCCCGAACAGACAGGGTTCTTGTTTTGGAAAACGGAAAAATCAGTGCCCTCGGCCCCTACAATGAGGTTGTTCGGGAAAATGCCTTCCTCGCCGAGATCAGCCGCAGACAAGAGCTTCAGGGAGAAGGCAACAATGCGTAA
- a CDS encoding AAA family ATPase yields MNEQNRSVNPVSSASLPPQSVRQEGYTSIQAINESVVASSSWVGLLRREMAKSIIGQEHLVERLLVGLLTGGHILLEGLPGLAKTLAVKTLAMVIHTDFQRIQFTPDMLPADIIGTQIYNPKDTLFEVKQGPIFSSLILADEINRAPAKVQSAMLEAMQEKQVTIGDETFRLPELFLVLATQNPIEQEGTYPLPEAQVDRFMMKVIVDYPSMTQERMILDAVDHTDSVVVVNPVVGPDDILASRRVVDSIYMDDKIKDYIVSLVCATRDPRSFKLDLHDYIETGASPRATINLKTVSRALAFLAGRGYVTPDDVKSAAMDVMRHRIRISYEAEAEAITTEDIIRKILDTVPVP; encoded by the coding sequence ATGAACGAGCAAAATAGATCTGTTAATCCGGTTTCATCTGCATCTCTTCCACCCCAATCAGTACGGCAGGAAGGATATACCTCCATTCAGGCTATCAATGAATCCGTTGTTGCGAGCTCTTCCTGGGTTGGTCTGTTGCGTCGGGAGATGGCTAAATCCATAATTGGCCAGGAGCACCTGGTGGAACGTCTCCTTGTGGGATTGCTTACTGGAGGACATATCCTGCTGGAGGGATTACCGGGGCTTGCCAAGACACTGGCGGTAAAAACCCTCGCTATGGTTATACATACGGATTTTCAGCGTATCCAGTTTACTCCGGATATGCTGCCCGCCGATATTATAGGGACTCAGATATATAATCCTAAGGATACGCTTTTTGAGGTCAAGCAGGGACCAATATTCTCGTCGCTTATTCTTGCTGATGAGATCAATAGGGCTCCTGCCAAAGTGCAGTCTGCCATGCTTGAAGCCATGCAGGAAAAACAGGTGACTATTGGAGACGAGACCTTTCGTCTGCCAGAGCTTTTTCTGGTACTTGCCACCCAGAATCCCATTGAGCAGGAGGGGACCTATCCATTGCCCGAAGCACAGGTAGACAGGTTTATGATGAAGGTTATTGTGGATTATCCATCCATGACTCAGGAGCGTATGATCCTTGACGCCGTTGATCATACTGATTCTGTTGTTGTGGTTAATCCTGTCGTCGGACCGGATGATATTCTTGCTTCACGCAGGGTGGTAGATAGCATTTATATGGATGACAAAATAAAAGATTATATTGTTTCGCTCGTCTGTGCCACCCGTGATCCCAGAAGTTTCAAGCTTGATCTTCACGACTATATAGAAACCGGAGCCTCACCCCGGGCGACCATTAATTTGAAAACCGTTTCCCGGGCCCTGGCCTTTTTGGCCGGACGGGGATACGTAACACCCGATGATGTGAAATCTGCCGCCATGGATGTGATGCGACATCGTATTCGTATCAGTTATGAGGCCGAGGCCGAGGCGATAACAACAGAGGATATTATCCGAAAAATTCTTGATACCGTTCCTGTCCCATAG
- a CDS encoding hybrid sensor histidine kinase/response regulator: protein MLKSLRAKLRMMLFFLSIIIALAFLNFLMNQRVVKLERDYAEVVAINNNFADNLAGEYNSLANPEKFSDLKNNYLVLYQSCTGCHNSNPGEIIITRIAFLEELNENQLTGIQLRHTINNRLDELTKSVRYIHEHHIASLKNFLQRNQFKEEPYPSNNSERKDPIASAPELDIIQLTIAIQNILADIISNFYLLKDTQTPLKLQNEFLNNISRFYSTINLLESSSLDAQDGLLVEELLDSGRTFENSFSILIQLEETERKLFLQLHDNQRRILGVVSDVTGKVKTKRDRLHNQLTFLEYSSFLFIAFLMLLIVKQGRGIIHSIDHLVNETGKIKKDHTYQISTAPNQEEEFQILSQALNSMAANLDLRIQKLNEETRLRIQAEKDKTETEIKLQRAKQMEAIGTLAGGIAHDFNNLLTAILGNINIATYSLSPDHEVYNNLVQAEKASKRAHKLTNQLLTFSKGGAPIRETAPIDEVIRESAFFVLHGSNVNCSIDIPDDLWLVKIDRGQIGQVIQNLTLNADHSMPEGGTISISCSNHQETQDSPMLKKGDYVRVTVQDQGTGIKDTDISHIFDPYFTTKEKGSIKGSGLGLAIVHSIISRHGGYITVASELGTGTTFTFFLPAVNTTADLQQEPSGDILSGEGRILVMDDESMILAIMEHSLPSLGYTVETADSGEQALRMYEKAARDNTPFDLVIMDLTIPGGMGGRETAEKILKRHPDAVLLVSSGYAEDPIMINPAEYGFKGALKKPYELRNLSHLLHTLLQKK, encoded by the coding sequence ATGCTTAAAAGTCTTCGTGCCAAACTCCGCATGATGCTGTTTTTCCTCAGCATCATCATTGCGTTAGCATTTCTGAACTTTCTGATGAACCAACGTGTTGTGAAACTGGAACGTGACTATGCTGAAGTTGTTGCAATCAACAATAACTTTGCCGATAACCTTGCCGGTGAATATAATTCTCTTGCCAACCCTGAAAAATTCTCAGACTTAAAAAACAACTATCTTGTGTTATATCAAAGCTGTACAGGCTGTCACAACTCTAATCCTGGCGAAATAATTATCACCAGGATTGCTTTCCTGGAGGAACTCAACGAAAACCAGCTCACCGGAATACAACTCAGGCACACCATAAATAACAGGCTTGATGAGCTGACGAAAAGTGTCCGCTATATTCATGAGCATCACATTGCCAGCCTGAAAAACTTCCTCCAGCGTAATCAATTCAAGGAAGAACCGTACCCCAGCAATAACAGCGAAAGAAAAGATCCAATAGCATCAGCCCCGGAACTTGATATCATTCAGCTGACAATAGCTATTCAGAATATCCTGGCTGATATCATTAGCAATTTTTACCTTCTTAAGGATACCCAGACCCCTCTCAAACTTCAAAACGAATTTCTGAATAATATTTCTCGTTTTTACTCTACCATCAACCTACTGGAATCCTCTTCACTCGATGCACAGGACGGACTTCTGGTGGAAGAACTTCTTGATTCCGGAAGAACATTTGAAAATTCATTTTCAATACTGATTCAACTTGAAGAAACAGAAAGAAAGCTCTTTTTACAGCTCCACGATAACCAGAGAAGGATCCTTGGTGTTGTCTCCGACGTGACAGGGAAAGTGAAAACGAAACGTGATCGGCTCCACAATCAACTAACTTTTTTGGAATACTCCTCTTTTCTCTTTATTGCCTTCCTTATGCTATTGATAGTGAAACAGGGAAGAGGAATTATCCACTCAATCGATCACCTGGTTAATGAAACCGGAAAAATCAAAAAAGATCACACTTATCAAATCTCGACAGCGCCAAACCAGGAAGAAGAGTTTCAAATATTATCACAGGCTCTGAATAGTATGGCCGCGAATCTTGACCTAAGAATTCAGAAACTTAACGAAGAAACGCGCCTAAGAATCCAGGCTGAGAAAGACAAAACAGAGACAGAAATAAAGCTGCAACGTGCTAAGCAGATGGAGGCCATCGGAACTCTTGCCGGAGGCATTGCCCACGATTTCAATAATCTGCTCACAGCAATCCTTGGGAATATAAATATTGCCACCTACTCTCTTTCTCCAGACCATGAAGTATACAACAATCTGGTGCAGGCAGAAAAGGCATCAAAAAGAGCTCATAAACTCACTAATCAACTGCTCACTTTTTCCAAAGGTGGTGCTCCGATTAGAGAAACGGCTCCAATTGATGAGGTTATCCGGGAATCTGCCTTTTTTGTTCTTCATGGCAGCAATGTTAACTGCTCCATAGATATCCCGGATGATCTCTGGCTGGTCAAGATTGACAGAGGACAGATTGGCCAGGTCATCCAGAACCTGACCCTGAATGCCGACCACAGTATGCCAGAGGGCGGTACCATTTCCATCAGCTGTTCCAATCACCAGGAGACCCAGGACAGCCCGATGCTCAAAAAAGGCGATTATGTCCGGGTTACTGTCCAGGACCAGGGAACAGGCATCAAGGACACTGATATCTCACATATTTTTGATCCCTACTTTACAACGAAAGAAAAGGGAAGCATCAAGGGAAGTGGCCTGGGGCTGGCCATCGTCCATTCAATCATCTCCAGACACGGTGGATACATCACCGTTGCCTCGGAATTAGGCACCGGGACTACCTTTACTTTTTTCCTTCCAGCGGTAAATACAACAGCAGACCTGCAGCAGGAGCCAAGTGGTGATATTCTCTCCGGAGAGGGGAGAATCCTTGTCATGGATGATGAATCAATGATACTCGCCATAATGGAACACTCACTACCCTCTCTTGGGTACACGGTTGAAACAGCAGACAGTGGAGAACAGGCATTGAGAATGTATGAAAAAGCTGCTAGAGATAATACTCCCTTTGATCTCGTCATCATGGATCTCACCATTCCGGGTGGCATGGGAGGAAGAGAGACGGCTGAAAAAATCCTGAAACGCCATCCGGATGCCGTGCTTCTTGTTTCCAGTGGCTACGCCGAGGATCCGATAATGATCAATCCAGCAGAATACGGATTCAAAGGGGCACTCAAGAAGCCCTATGAACTCAGAAACCTCTCTCATCTGCTTCATACTTTATTACAGAAAAAGTAA
- a CDS encoding DUF58 domain-containing protein produces MEEQITREILKKVRQVEVRTSRLVNDTLAGSYQSVFKGRGMNFDEVREYVPGDEIRTIDWNVTARTGVPHIKKFTEERELTIMLLIDISGSGDFGSAASSKREVMAEIGSVLAFSAVRNNDKVGLILFSDFVELYIPPKKGRSHILRLIREILFFQPQGRKTDLIVPLDFVNEVARRKCVTFLISDFCLPGDFEKALTALQPKLQVSNRRHDLIAMIISDPREHTLPDVGWLTIEDAESGVQVELDTSDPSVRRGYAELAADRRKTLNKAIRSAGVDLLDLSTDQSYVPPLLNFFGNRRRRLSR; encoded by the coding sequence ATGGAAGAGCAAATCACCAGGGAAATTCTGAAGAAGGTTCGTCAGGTAGAGGTTCGAACCAGCAGGCTGGTCAACGATACTCTAGCTGGAAGCTACCAGTCCGTTTTTAAGGGACGAGGTATGAATTTTGACGAGGTCCGGGAATATGTGCCGGGAGATGAAATTCGAACCATTGACTGGAATGTTACGGCACGAACAGGGGTACCCCATATCAAAAAGTTTACCGAAGAGCGGGAACTCACCATTATGCTGCTGATTGATATTTCCGGTTCAGGAGATTTTGGTTCCGCTGCAAGTTCTAAACGGGAAGTTATGGCTGAGATCGGCTCAGTGCTTGCCTTCTCGGCTGTTCGTAATAATGACAAAGTTGGTCTGATTCTTTTCTCAGATTTTGTGGAGCTGTATATCCCGCCCAAAAAAGGACGATCACATATCCTCAGACTTATTCGGGAGATCCTCTTCTTTCAGCCCCAGGGCCGGAAAACAGACCTGATTGTTCCCCTTGATTTTGTAAATGAAGTTGCCAGGCGTAAATGTGTCACCTTTCTTATTTCAGATTTCTGTCTACCCGGTGATTTCGAAAAGGCCTTAACAGCTCTGCAGCCGAAACTGCAGGTGAGTAACCGTCGCCATGATTTAATCGCCATGATTATTTCGGATCCGCGTGAGCATACCCTCCCCGATGTGGGCTGGCTCACCATTGAAGATGCTGAGAGTGGAGTTCAGGTAGAACTCGACACCTCTGACCCTTCTGTGCGTCGAGGCTATGCGGAGCTTGCAGCCGACAGAAGAAAAACACTCAATAAAGCTATTCGCTCGGCGGGTGTCGATCTTCTCGATCTCTCCACTGACCAGTCCTATGTGCCGCCACTGTTGAATTTCTTTGGCAACAGAAGAAGGAGGCTCAGCAGATGA